The sequence tgattcgctaattattcctgaatttgattacccaccatgaaggatgacatttgcccaattactggccttatgcagtaatcctgaaaataAGATAATGAGAGCTATTGAGTAGACAGAGTTTAAGATCAATGCAATTAAGTCAGCAATTATTTTTAACAAACCTTGCCTGAAAGATGGTCTActatccaaatattattattattattattattattattatcattgttattattattattattattattatcattattattacaagctaagctataatcctagttggaaaagtaagatattatAAACCATAGgcctcaaatagggaaaaatagcttagtgaggaaaggaaataaggaaatgaaatgattaaattacaagggaagtaattaacaatgaaaataaaatagtttgagaacagcaacaacaacattaaattagacctttcataaataaactataaaaatttcgaaaaaacaaaataaagagaaataagatagactagcgtgcctgaatgtaccctcaagcaagagaactctaatccaagacagtggagggccatactacagaggctatgtcactacccaagaccaaaggacaatggtttgattttgtagtgtcgttctcctagatgagctgcttaccatagcataagaatctcttctactcttaccaagaggaaagtagccactgaacaataacagtgcagtagttaaccccttgagcaaagaagaattgtttggtaatctcagtgttatcatgaggagagaggagaatgtgtaaagaataggccagactatttagtatatgtgtaggaaaagctaaaatgagccgtaactagagagagggatccgatgtagtactctcTGTAGTATTGTcttctagccatatatatatatatatatatatatatatatatatatatatatatatatatatatatatatgtgtgtgtgtgtgtgtgtgtgtgtgtgtgttcatatatatatacggtagatatatatatatatatatatatatatatatatatatatatatatatatatacatatatatataaatatatatatatatatatatatatatatatatatatattaatctggtaaataatatttcattttctactGAGTGAGGAAAACAAATGAATGTTACTGTTAGATATATACTATTTTACTTGATATAATATGTAtgtttatctgtgtgtgtgtctctgtgcgtttagatacacagtatatatatatttatatatatatatatatatatatatatatatatatctgtgtgagacTATCCAAATACGATTAAGGGTATCAATGTTTTATTCCACAATCATTTACTTCCCCACTACCCCAACAGCCAACTGAATCATGAGTGGCAGAAGCATTAAGTTtatttattgtgattttttttttttttaagacgaaaGTTATCGAGGGGATCGAGCAGAAAgatcatataaacacaaacatttcaccaaaatagaaagaaaaagtatttaaagTTTCAATGCTTTATTATTCCAGGGACGTGAACTACAAGGACTATTTGTTGCTCTGATCAGCAGGACCATATGTCAACATACACAAGTTTCTCTGCTGACGGAGGCTTTAATAGTACCTGATGGGGTCATCAGGAGCTGCAGCAGCTTCGGCTGCCTGCCTGTTGTACAGGCTGAAGAACTCGGATTTGGCCGCAGCTACTTCAGCAGTATCTTGGACGTGGCCCTTGGACACGACTATGCGGGAAGGAAGAACGGGTGAAGCGGAAGACCCCGTGAAGGAAGAGGCCCCACTGTAGGCACCTGCAGCAGATCTGAAGGAGGGCACGGCAATGGAAGCCGCTGGGTCAGCTGAAGCAAGGGCATTAGTGGCGGTACCATATCGCCCTACACCGCCCACAGCAGACAGCTGCCTCTGGTAGGCGTTGAAGAAATCTCTTCGGGCCTCTGAGACCTCTCGGGTGTCAGACACAGGAGTCACCTGACCATTTACTCCGGCTGGTAAGTTAGCAGCAAATGGGCCGTGCCATCTGGGTAGGGGTGGGCCGTAGGAGGGACCAGAGAAGCTGGAAGCCTGAAGGGGAGAGGCATAGAACATCCCCAATACTGCCAAAGCAACCTGCAGAAGGAAACGTTCATAAAAAGCTAAAATAAATCCATAATAATATGTACAGGGAGTATTGATCAAGGCTCACCCTGTGTTCACCTAAGGTCAAAGTGATTATAATCAGAAATATAACAGACCAAGAGCCGAAGTTTTAGTTAAGACCCACATGCTGTATTGAAAAATTTCTAGAACTCTCTTTCTTCATATCATATTGAAATATCTAAGGTGATTTTAAAACAATGTGAATGTGTAGTAAGTCATTAACTTCCTATGGAACTATTCTTTCATAAAGGACATaagtaattttcaaataaaaaagatggcatttctcaaaagaaaattaccCTTACACCTTGAATACCATTCGAAGAGACCTTGCCTTTTGGGAAAAAATGTGTCATCGTAAACTCTGTTTCTACTTTTCTGGTTCGAAATGGAATTGGTCCTGGCGTTTCAGAAGTAATACTGACAGAAAACAGGACACACCTACCATCACTTACTACCTTAAATGGACCGCATTTAATCAACAGATCCTTTTTGCTATGGAATATTCTGTGTAC comes from Palaemon carinicauda isolate YSFRI2023 chromosome 3, ASM3689809v2, whole genome shotgun sequence and encodes:
- the LOC137638082 gene encoding cuticle protein CP1499-like, which translates into the protein MRTLVALAVLGMFYASPLQASSFSGPSYGPPLPRWHGPFAANLPAGVNGQVTPVSDTREVSEARRDFFNAYQRQLSAVGGVGRYGTATNALASADPAASIAVPSFRSAAGAYSGASSFTGSSASPVLPSRIVVSKGHVQDTAEVAAAKSEFFSLYNRQAAEAAAAPDDPIRYY